Proteins found in one Caviibacter abscessus genomic segment:
- a CDS encoding GTP-binding protein: MAKQKFERIKAHVNVGTIGHVDHGKTTTTAAISKVLASKGLAEKVDFENIDQAP; the protein is encoded by the coding sequence ATGGCAAAACAAAAATTTGAAAGAATTAAAGCACACGTAAACGTGGGGACAATAGGACACGTAGACCACGGAAAGACAACAACAACAGCAGCGATATCAAAAGTATTAGCATCAAAAGGACTAGCAGAAAAAGTAGACTTTGAAAACATAGACCAAGCTCCAGA